Proteins encoded by one window of Filimonas effusa:
- the creD gene encoding cell envelope integrity protein CreD yields the protein MTTDQAPNRFTNKVFFKAFITGFLILIMLVPAQYVNNLVKEREQRQKQVVEEVSSKWATAQTFTGPYLVIPYSVSQPGKQPVTQKMILLPEELKVDGTVTPAQKHRSIYQVLLYKAKIECTGHFRFVLPENIPATNLKLGESRICIGISDFKGIEDKLQLQVNNIPHTLQPGLPTSEIDNSGFSAPLALTTTNLDTTLSFRLPLQLKGSSQLHFAPLAANSSFSLSSPWPSPSFDGSALPSLPADPGPDGFHATWNFNQANLPFPVAITTETVNKQALAFGLTMMEPADQYVKTLRCTKYAILFIGLSFALFFMVELMYKRPVHPLQYLLVGLALTVFYTLLLSISEFIQFDLAYLIATVATVSLISLYVKGYFGNWKIAGIFAGLLSALYGFIFILIRLEDTALLVGSIGLFVMLAIVMYISRRINWYGYAANS from the coding sequence ATGACAACTGATCAAGCCCCCAACCGCTTCACCAACAAGGTCTTCTTTAAGGCCTTCATTACAGGATTTCTCATCCTTATCATGTTGGTCCCCGCCCAATATGTCAATAACCTGGTTAAAGAAAGAGAACAACGCCAGAAACAGGTAGTAGAAGAGGTAAGCAGCAAATGGGCAACGGCACAAACCTTTACAGGCCCCTACCTCGTTATCCCCTACTCCGTCTCCCAGCCGGGAAAACAGCCTGTCACCCAAAAAATGATCCTGCTCCCCGAAGAATTGAAAGTAGACGGAACAGTAACCCCTGCACAAAAGCATCGCTCTATTTACCAGGTACTACTGTATAAGGCAAAAATTGAATGTACTGGCCATTTCCGTTTCGTTCTGCCCGAGAACATCCCCGCCACAAATCTGAAACTCGGCGAATCACGTATATGCATCGGTATTTCCGATTTCAAAGGAATAGAAGACAAACTCCAGCTGCAAGTGAACAACATCCCGCATACACTGCAACCCGGCCTGCCTACTTCTGAAATAGACAATTCCGGTTTCTCAGCCCCCCTGGCGCTGACAACCACCAATTTAGATACTACCCTCTCTTTCCGTTTGCCATTGCAGCTTAAAGGCAGCAGCCAGCTTCATTTTGCGCCCCTTGCCGCCAATAGCAGCTTCAGCTTAAGCTCTCCGTGGCCAAGTCCTTCTTTCGACGGCAGCGCACTGCCTTCATTGCCAGCCGACCCCGGTCCGGACGGATTTCATGCAACCTGGAATTTTAATCAGGCAAACCTGCCTTTCCCTGTTGCCATAACAACAGAAACAGTGAACAAACAGGCGTTGGCATTCGGCCTCACCATGATGGAACCGGCAGACCAATATGTTAAAACGCTGCGCTGCACCAAATACGCCATACTGTTCATAGGCCTTAGCTTTGCATTGTTCTTTATGGTAGAACTCATGTACAAACGCCCGGTACACCCATTACAATACCTGCTGGTAGGATTAGCACTTACAGTGTTCTATACCCTCCTGCTTTCTATAAGCGAATTCATTCAATTCGACCTGGCTTATCTTATAGCCACTGTAGCTACTGTATCTCTTATCTCATTGTATGTCAAAGGCTACTTCGGCAACTGGAAAATAGCAGGCATTTTCGCCGGCCTGCTGAGCGCACTCTATGGTTTTATCTTCATCCTAATCAGGCTCGAAGACACAGCCCTGCTGGTGGGAAGTATAGGACTGTTCGTAATGCTCGCCATCGTAATGTATATAAGCCGCCGTATTAACTGGTACGGTTATGCGGCTAACTCATAG
- the treZ gene encoding malto-oligosyltrehalose trehalohydrolase, translating to MKQQNPYRRRPGVFYHSSGVTDVIVWAPLKESVSLEIAGSGSLSIPLQKDKWGYWILQTTLLQPGDLYRFSVDGAAPVPDPAAVSQPQGVHGPSEVVDRAFDWTDQEWKGVRRDELIIYELHIGCFTDKHDCEGVISKLPYLKELGITAIELLPVAQCPGNRNWGYDGVYPYAVQQAYGGLKAFKQLVDAAHEAGIAVLLDVVYNHFGPDGNYLECYAPYFTDKYKTPWGKALNFDDAWCDGVRNYFIENALFWLGECHVDGLRLDAVHAIWDFSAHHVMQELKEEVRLLEEKSGVHKLLIAELDLNHPRYVTGIGKGGYGLDAQWIDEFHHSVHSLLTGEQDGYYEDFGDMWQLEKAFRDSYVYDGIYSEHRKKLFGAPVGELSYSSFIAFIQNHDQIGNRALGDRLSLCLTKEQLKLAAGLLLLSPHTPLLFMGEEYGETNPFLFFTDHQDPELAEIVRKGRREEFSYFNFKDDFPDPQDPESFDKCVLSWNYRGSDLYKWYRELIQLRKTRTALLARDRHHMKIIKQGDVHSRLLIAERKGGGETLVLLFNCSELVQQMPLVYSGARLVLSSGSDTAVPAFLPGYSVIVLEV from the coding sequence ATGAAACAACAAAATCCATATCGAAGGAGGCCTGGCGTATTTTATCATTCCAGTGGTGTCACTGATGTTATTGTATGGGCTCCTTTGAAAGAATCGGTTAGTTTGGAAATAGCAGGCTCCGGGTCATTGTCTATTCCGTTACAGAAAGATAAATGGGGATATTGGATATTGCAGACCACTTTACTGCAGCCTGGCGACCTGTACAGGTTTTCTGTCGATGGCGCCGCGCCCGTTCCTGATCCGGCTGCTGTATCGCAACCGCAGGGGGTGCATGGGCCATCGGAAGTGGTTGACCGTGCATTTGACTGGACCGACCAGGAGTGGAAGGGTGTAAGAAGGGATGAGCTTATCATTTATGAGTTGCATATCGGATGTTTTACGGATAAACATGATTGCGAGGGGGTAATAAGTAAGCTGCCTTATCTGAAAGAGCTTGGTATTACTGCCATCGAGCTGCTTCCTGTGGCGCAATGCCCGGGGAACCGTAACTGGGGATACGATGGAGTTTATCCCTATGCGGTACAGCAGGCTTACGGTGGCTTAAAGGCTTTTAAACAGTTGGTGGATGCTGCTCATGAAGCTGGTATCGCGGTATTGCTTGATGTGGTTTATAATCATTTCGGGCCCGACGGTAACTACCTTGAATGTTATGCTCCTTATTTCACGGACAAGTATAAGACCCCATGGGGAAAGGCCCTGAATTTTGATGATGCATGGTGTGACGGTGTGCGCAATTATTTTATAGAAAATGCTTTGTTCTGGTTGGGAGAATGCCATGTAGACGGGCTTAGACTGGACGCTGTGCATGCGATATGGGATTTCAGTGCACATCACGTGATGCAGGAACTGAAAGAGGAGGTGCGCTTACTGGAAGAAAAATCGGGTGTACATAAACTACTTATTGCGGAACTGGATCTCAATCATCCCAGGTATGTTACCGGCATAGGAAAGGGTGGTTACGGGCTGGATGCACAATGGATAGATGAATTCCATCATTCGGTACACAGCCTGCTTACCGGCGAGCAGGATGGTTATTATGAGGATTTTGGTGATATGTGGCAGCTGGAGAAGGCTTTCCGTGACAGTTATGTTTATGATGGTATTTATTCGGAACACCGGAAAAAACTGTTTGGGGCGCCGGTGGGAGAGTTGTCTTATTCTTCGTTCATTGCTTTCATTCAGAATCATGACCAGATAGGAAACAGGGCATTGGGAGACCGGCTGTCTTTGTGTCTTACAAAGGAGCAGCTAAAACTTGCTGCGGGGCTTTTGCTGTTATCGCCGCATACTCCATTATTATTTATGGGAGAAGAGTATGGCGAAACCAACCCATTCCTTTTTTTCACCGACCACCAGGATCCCGAACTGGCGGAGATTGTACGCAAGGGAAGACGTGAGGAGTTTTCCTATTTCAATTTTAAGGACGATTTCCCTGATCCCCAGGATCCGGAGAGCTTTGACAAGTGTGTGCTGTCATGGAATTACCGGGGAAGTGATTTATATAAATGGTACAGGGAATTGATCCAGCTCAGGAAAACGAGAACTGCCTTACTGGCGCGGGACCGTCATCATATGAAGATCATTAAACAGGGGGATGTTCACAGCAGGCTGTTAATAGCGGAACGAAAGGGAGGCGGTGAAACGCTGGTGCTGCTTTTCAACTGCAGTGAGCTGGTTCAGCAAATGCCATTGGTTTACAGTGGCGCAAGGCTTGTGCTGAGTTCGGGTAGTGATACCGCCGTTCCTGCCTTTTTGCCTGGTTATTCTGTTATTGTTTTAGAAGTTTAA
- the treY gene encoding malto-oligosyltrehalose synthase: protein MNFPSSTYRVQLNSSFTFQHLLKILPYLHRLGISTIYASPVGTSVPGSTHGYDVTDPCQINPEIGTLEELKELSQQLKALGMSWLQDIVPNHMAFSSANKRLMDVLERGERSPYYNYFDINWGLYGKEHGGKVMLPVLGEDAAECFNKGEIKLAWQEEGVMIVYYEEQYPVAPGIYEYLLPVSQAVWRERVDRLYDDWAAPLEGWTAQKHVLIEAVREDAEVLAYVTQRLNEINSHPRELMKWVNCQCYELACWQKADTHMNYRRFFAVNALISLRMENPAVFEDYHQLLQELCKDQMIQGVRIDHIDGLCHPREYIERLRKLLGEDCYMIAEKILEYQEQLPGDWKLEGTSGYEFLSFVNQVLTSQDGALRLKDFYQRWVPGMPPYEDLVFEKKYEFLKAYLAGEWDMLTNYLESLQVLQGVSYSRERLRKALGVWMAALPVYRIYADSFPLPEAERQLVRRAFAIAAVKAPDCSEELEALETLFEGNGNPQRAANKIKFIMRLMQFTGPLAAKGVEDTVFYLYNPLISHNEVGDSPVRLGISIDAFHKKMADRLLNSRYSLNTTSTHDTKRGEDARLRINVLAEMAEEWTVLVQQWNRVNSTFCEEAGLMIKPSFNDEYFIYQSLIGSYPATGRHDETFYERSKAFIVKALREAKEYTTYTRINSSYEDACVRFINGIIDYPPFMESFVPFVQKVVAVASVYTLGQVVIKCTAPGIPDIYQGCELWDTSYVDPDNRRAVDYVHREQLMQLLEAKEGEGARAELLEWLMQERSTGVEKLFVTKEVLHFRKAHQELFLEGDYSPLTIVNAGKHVLAFARHWKGKWVLVVVPVDITQWTEARAGHALWDKLAIELPGGAPDVWRELFTGVTVHRENGLLPLAPYLDRFPVAVLEA from the coding sequence ATGAACTTTCCTTCTTCGACCTATCGTGTTCAGCTAAACAGCAGTTTTACTTTTCAGCATCTTTTAAAGATCCTTCCATACCTGCATCGTCTTGGTATTTCCACTATCTACGCTTCGCCGGTTGGCACTTCAGTTCCCGGTAGTACGCATGGCTACGATGTTACAGACCCCTGTCAGATAAATCCTGAGATAGGTACATTGGAAGAGTTGAAGGAGCTATCGCAACAGTTAAAAGCCCTGGGAATGTCGTGGTTACAGGACATTGTTCCGAATCATATGGCGTTCAGTTCCGCGAACAAGCGGTTGATGGATGTATTGGAGCGTGGTGAACGCTCGCCCTATTATAACTATTTTGATATCAACTGGGGCTTATATGGTAAAGAGCATGGTGGAAAGGTGATGCTGCCGGTGCTTGGTGAAGATGCAGCGGAATGTTTCAATAAAGGGGAAATAAAACTGGCCTGGCAGGAAGAGGGTGTTATGATCGTGTATTATGAGGAACAGTATCCTGTTGCACCGGGCATTTACGAATACCTGTTGCCGGTGAGCCAGGCTGTTTGGCGCGAACGTGTTGACAGGCTTTACGATGATTGGGCTGCACCACTTGAAGGCTGGACGGCCCAGAAGCACGTGTTGATTGAAGCAGTGCGGGAAGACGCTGAGGTGCTTGCTTATGTAACGCAGCGTTTGAACGAAATAAACAGCCATCCTAGAGAACTGATGAAGTGGGTGAATTGCCAGTGTTATGAGCTGGCCTGCTGGCAAAAAGCGGATACTCATATGAACTACCGCCGCTTTTTTGCCGTGAACGCGCTTATCAGTTTGCGTATGGAGAACCCTGCTGTTTTCGAGGATTATCATCAGTTGCTGCAGGAACTATGCAAAGATCAAATGATCCAGGGTGTAAGGATTGATCATATAGATGGTTTATGTCATCCCAGGGAGTATATTGAACGGCTCAGGAAGTTGCTTGGAGAGGACTGTTATATGATTGCGGAGAAGATATTAGAGTATCAGGAGCAATTACCGGGAGACTGGAAGCTCGAGGGTACGAGCGGTTATGAATTTCTTTCCTTCGTGAACCAGGTATTGACGAGCCAGGACGGGGCTTTGCGCTTAAAGGATTTTTACCAGCGTTGGGTACCTGGTATGCCTCCTTACGAAGATCTTGTATTTGAGAAAAAGTATGAATTCCTGAAGGCCTATTTAGCAGGCGAGTGGGATATGCTGACGAATTACCTGGAATCGTTACAGGTATTACAAGGTGTTTCCTATAGCCGTGAGCGGCTCAGGAAGGCATTAGGTGTTTGGATGGCGGCATTACCTGTGTACAGGATCTATGCAGACAGTTTTCCTTTGCCTGAGGCAGAACGGCAGTTGGTTCGCAGGGCTTTTGCCATTGCGGCTGTAAAGGCGCCTGATTGCAGTGAGGAACTGGAAGCCCTGGAGACTTTGTTTGAGGGTAACGGCAATCCTCAGCGTGCAGCCAATAAGATCAAGTTTATCATGCGGCTGATGCAATTCACCGGTCCGCTGGCTGCAAAGGGTGTGGAGGATACCGTCTTTTATTTATATAATCCATTGATCTCGCATAATGAAGTTGGCGACTCGCCGGTGCGTTTAGGTATTTCAATCGATGCGTTCCATAAAAAGATGGCTGACCGTTTATTGAATAGCCGTTATTCATTAAATACAACGTCTACGCATGACACGAAGCGGGGAGAAGATGCACGCCTGCGTATCAATGTGCTTGCTGAAATGGCGGAAGAGTGGACGGTGCTGGTTCAGCAGTGGAACAGGGTTAACAGTACGTTCTGTGAGGAGGCGGGGCTGATGATAAAGCCTTCGTTCAATGATGAGTATTTCATTTACCAGTCGCTTATAGGCAGCTATCCTGCCACGGGAAGGCATGACGAAACATTCTATGAGCGTTCAAAGGCGTTTATTGTAAAGGCGTTAAGGGAGGCCAAGGAGTATACGACCTATACGCGGATCAACAGTTCGTACGAGGATGCCTGCGTTCGCTTTATCAATGGCATTATTGATTATCCTCCATTCATGGAAAGTTTTGTGCCATTTGTGCAGAAGGTTGTTGCTGTAGCATCGGTGTATACATTAGGGCAGGTTGTTATCAAGTGTACAGCGCCGGGCATACCGGATATTTACCAGGGCTGTGAGCTATGGGATACGAGTTATGTAGATCCTGATAACAGGAGAGCCGTTGATTATGTGCATAGGGAACAGCTGATGCAGCTGCTGGAGGCAAAGGAAGGAGAAGGCGCACGCGCGGAATTGCTGGAGTGGCTGATGCAGGAGCGTTCTACAGGCGTGGAGAAATTATTTGTTACAAAAGAGGTGTTACATTTCAGAAAAGCGCATCAGGAATTGTTCCTGGAGGGTGATTACAGTCCTCTGACAATTGTAAACGCTGGAAAGCATGTGCTGGCATTTGCCAGGCATTGGAAAGGTAAATGGGTACTTGTTGTTGTACCGGTAGATATTACACAATGGACAGAAGCGCGCGCGGGTCATGCTTTATGGGATAAGCTGGCCATAGAATTACCTGGCGGGGCTCCCGATGTATGGCGTGAACTATTTACCGGTGTTACTGTTCATCGCGAGAATGGTTTATTGCCGCTGGCACCTTACCTGGATCGTTTTCCTGTGGCTGTTCTGGAGGCGTAG
- a CDS encoding GtrA family protein, which translates to MIADSLLKLARFAVVGFTGLCIDFGITWFCKEKLSLNKFVANTCGFTFAVVNNFILNRIWTFQSTNRLWHLEFARFAGFALIGLVLNNLLLWFFNERLHIRFYVAKAGAIACVFAWNFLSNFLFNFH; encoded by the coding sequence ATGATCGCTGATTCTTTATTAAAACTTGCCAGATTCGCTGTAGTAGGGTTTACGGGATTGTGTATTGATTTTGGTATTACCTGGTTTTGCAAGGAAAAGCTTTCTCTGAATAAGTTTGTGGCGAATACCTGCGGGTTTACGTTTGCCGTAGTCAACAATTTCATATTGAACCGGATCTGGACGTTCCAAAGTACAAATCGTTTGTGGCATCTTGAGTTTGCGCGGTTTGCCGGGTTTGCTTTAATAGGACTGGTATTGAACAATCTATTGCTATGGTTTTTTAACGAGCGCCTGCATATTCGTTTTTATGTGGCTAAGGCGGGGGCTATTGCCTGTGTGTTTGCCTGGAATTTTTTAAGCAACTTTTTGTTCAACTTTCATTAA
- a CDS encoding ArnT family glycosyltransferase, protein MYRKKLWYLIVVATLVRLLAAMLLELGNDEVYYYTYALHLQPNYFDHPPAVAFLVRAFTFNLHFLQEVFVRLGAIVFAALGTWLSFYIGKAIKNERTGWYAAVLYTASLYSSLIAGTFILPDSPQAVCWLIALYYMLQIVQDGIAGHKSSLALWIQVGLFNGLCIMCKVHGVFLWGGFGLYALIYNRRIFAVPGFYLSILLTALIISPILLWNVQNNFVTWTYHSERVEVQQLMLDKDSFIQTIFGQFFYNNPVNVVLIVITLLYLRRNMLLQRDVKILLLCCGLPIIAVVSVLSLFRSVLPHWSGPGFMTLCFIAASYLDRRAERLQEKLPLFLRGGLVFLLVVVVGGTCLIRFYPGTIGDKEAEASYGEGDFTLDLYGWRNFSVDFRDWFVQQEREKQLNAGIPIVCNKWFPAAHLEYYVGRHIQSPVIGIGELNDLHHYAWLNTWRPGLQKGADALCIVPSNYPLHPVDTYKTTFESVILLHSFAEKRNGRISRYFYVYRLKGFKGAEYTL, encoded by the coding sequence ATGTATCGAAAAAAGCTCTGGTACCTGATCGTTGTTGCTACCCTGGTGCGTTTGTTGGCGGCTATGCTGCTGGAATTAGGGAACGATGAGGTTTATTATTACACTTATGCGTTGCATTTACAGCCTAATTATTTTGATCATCCTCCGGCTGTAGCATTCCTGGTCCGTGCTTTTACGTTTAACCTGCATTTTTTGCAGGAGGTATTTGTAAGGCTGGGCGCCATTGTGTTTGCTGCTTTGGGTACATGGCTTTCTTTTTACATAGGCAAGGCTATCAAAAATGAGCGGACGGGCTGGTATGCTGCCGTATTGTATACTGCCAGTTTATATTCTTCACTTATTGCAGGTACTTTTATTTTGCCTGACAGTCCGCAGGCCGTTTGCTGGCTGATAGCACTTTATTACATGCTGCAGATCGTTCAGGATGGCATTGCGGGTCATAAGTCGTCGCTTGCATTATGGATACAGGTTGGTTTATTCAACGGGCTTTGTATCATGTGTAAGGTGCATGGTGTTTTCCTGTGGGGTGGTTTTGGGTTATATGCTTTAATCTATAACCGGCGGATCTTTGCTGTGCCGGGGTTTTACCTGTCGATTTTACTGACGGCGCTTATCATCAGTCCTATTCTGCTCTGGAATGTGCAGAACAATTTTGTGACATGGACGTATCATAGTGAGCGGGTGGAGGTGCAACAGCTTATGCTGGACAAGGATAGTTTTATACAGACTATTTTCGGCCAGTTCTTTTACAATAACCCGGTGAACGTGGTACTTATAGTAATTACTTTACTATATCTGCGTCGTAATATGCTTTTGCAGCGTGATGTCAAGATATTACTGCTGTGTTGTGGATTACCCATTATTGCGGTGGTTAGCGTGCTTTCGCTTTTCAGGTCAGTGCTGCCTCACTGGAGCGGTCCTGGTTTTATGACCCTTTGTTTTATTGCTGCTTCGTATCTTGACAGGCGTGCTGAGCGGTTGCAGGAGAAGCTTCCTTTGTTTTTGCGTGGAGGTTTGGTATTTTTATTGGTAGTAGTGGTGGGGGGAACCTGTTTAATCAGGTTTTATCCCGGCACGATAGGTGATAAAGAAGCGGAGGCTTCGTATGGGGAGGGGGATTTTACGCTGGATTTGTATGGCTGGCGTAATTTCAGTGTTGATTTCCGGGATTGGTTTGTGCAACAGGAGCGGGAAAAGCAGCTAAATGCGGGCATCCCTATTGTTTGCAACAAGTGGTTTCCGGCGGCTCACCTGGAATATTATGTGGGGCGGCATATACAATCGCCTGTTATTGGTATTGGTGAGTTAAACGATTTGCATCATTATGCCTGGCTGAATACATGGCGGCCAGGTTTACAGAAGGGAGCCGATGCCCTTTGTATTGTTCCAAGTAATTATCCTTTACATCCTGTGGATACCTATAAAACAACCTTTGAATCCGTTATTCTGTTGCACAGTTTTGCTGAAAAAAGGAACGGGCGCATCTCCCGGTACTTTTATGTGTACCGGTTAAAAGGTTTTAAAGGTGCGGAATACACATTATGA
- a CDS encoding winged helix-turn-helix domain-containing protein codes for MKNPIENLNKIFDSRIRLGIMSALMVNESVNFNDLKQLLDITDGNLASHLKTLEENNFIKIEKGFIGKKTNTTYSVTKEGEKAFKSHLEALEKMIRAIE; via the coding sequence ATGAAGAATCCGATAGAAAATCTCAATAAAATTTTCGATAGCCGCATAAGGCTAGGCATCATGAGCGCACTCATGGTCAATGAATCCGTGAACTTCAACGACCTTAAACAATTGCTCGATATCACCGACGGTAACCTCGCCAGCCACCTCAAAACCCTCGAAGAAAACAACTTTATCAAAATAGAAAAAGGATTTATTGGCAAAAAAACCAATACCACCTACTCGGTTACCAAAGAAGGCGAAAAAGCATTTAAATCACATCTCGAAGCCCTCGAAAAAATGATCCGCGCCATAGAGTAA
- a CDS encoding PepSY-like domain-containing protein, whose amino-acid sequence MKKIIAAMLILTVCAGSVMGQIRKMPSEVTNAFKEMFPKAENVSWKDNLTSWHAEFTNGGVETHAWFTSKGEWKETNKMMAFEALPEAVKDGLEKSKYHEWTPGEVAEVTKKDKSLQYRIYVEKSSLVQKKYLYFNAKGQLQREAQTL is encoded by the coding sequence ATGAAAAAGATAATCGCGGCTATGTTAATACTGACAGTATGTGCCGGATCGGTAATGGGGCAGATACGTAAGATGCCTTCCGAAGTAACCAATGCATTTAAAGAAATGTTTCCAAAAGCTGAAAATGTATCCTGGAAAGATAACTTAACGAGCTGGCATGCGGAATTTACCAATGGAGGTGTAGAAACGCATGCATGGTTTACGAGTAAAGGTGAGTGGAAAGAGACGAATAAAATGATGGCGTTTGAAGCGCTTCCGGAGGCAGTGAAGGATGGTCTTGAGAAAAGCAAGTACCACGAATGGACACCGGGTGAAGTGGCTGAGGTTACCAAAAAAGATAAATCGCTTCAGTACCGTATTTATGTAGAGAAGAGTTCGCTTGTACAGAAGAAATACCTGTATTTTAATGCAAAGGGTCAGTTGCAGCGTGAGGCGCAGACACTGTAG
- a CDS encoding PQQ-dependent sugar dehydrogenase, translating to MFVKNTFFIILLTCISVQVKAQKTVTGPYGELFSVCTVASGLSDPWEITVGPDQYLWVTESRGYRVCRIHPLTSIKSVVLNLDSAKNFPRYDLLPEEQSGGKPWPQSGLMGMAIHPNFAKEHPYVYLAWLSSFAGADSTGKGCLEGNKGCFFKTTIARFSYNASTQRLEQPVIICDTIPGSNDHNGGRLLIAPVNNNYYLFYTVGDMGAGQYGNAGRSNHAQQTGSYEGKVLRFCTIPDNDTGRYDKWIPNDNPFNSTVQNAVWSYGHRNAQGICQAVIQGTNRIYAAEHGPFSDDEINLVEKGMNYGHPLVIGYNDNNYNQLAAGTTRDSSLPGKWHSTYPLINDEHANANTIGSIYRDPLLSLYPVSNDSLTKLFGVLQEPGKEMPDWPSEAPSSIEVYQSTAIPGWHNSLLVTTLKGGKLIRLLLSKNGDKIKGEPLHYFNAKVRYRDIAVSPDGNTIYLATDSSTVSSGPTQHSKAVPEQRGTIIAFKYIGQQQSTPPEQPQENDPGKVPAAINHSRDEQ from the coding sequence ATGTTTGTGAAAAATACCTTCTTTATCATTTTATTAACCTGTATCAGCGTACAGGTAAAAGCGCAGAAAACCGTCACAGGACCATATGGTGAACTATTTTCCGTTTGCACCGTTGCTTCAGGCTTAAGCGATCCATGGGAAATAACTGTTGGCCCCGATCAATACCTATGGGTCACAGAATCACGTGGCTACCGCGTTTGCAGAATTCATCCGCTTACCAGCATAAAATCTGTTGTGCTAAACCTGGATAGTGCGAAAAACTTCCCGCGTTACGACCTGCTGCCCGAAGAGCAGTCCGGAGGCAAACCCTGGCCGCAGAGCGGCCTTATGGGAATGGCCATCCACCCCAATTTTGCCAAAGAACACCCCTACGTTTACCTGGCCTGGCTCTCCAGCTTTGCCGGTGCTGATAGCACCGGCAAAGGATGCCTCGAAGGCAATAAAGGATGTTTTTTTAAAACAACCATCGCACGCTTCTCCTACAACGCCAGTACCCAGCGCCTCGAACAACCGGTTATCATCTGCGATACCATACCGGGCAGTAACGATCATAATGGCGGAAGACTATTAATAGCCCCCGTAAACAATAATTATTATCTCTTCTACACAGTAGGCGATATGGGTGCAGGCCAGTATGGCAATGCCGGCAGGTCAAACCACGCCCAGCAAACAGGGAGTTATGAGGGAAAAGTATTACGTTTTTGTACTATACCCGACAACGACACAGGCCGTTACGATAAGTGGATCCCCAATGATAACCCTTTTAATTCTACTGTTCAGAATGCAGTTTGGTCGTATGGCCACAGGAACGCCCAGGGTATCTGCCAGGCAGTGATCCAGGGCACAAACAGGATCTATGCAGCCGAACACGGCCCCTTCTCCGATGATGAAATTAACCTTGTCGAAAAAGGAATGAATTATGGGCATCCCCTTGTTATTGGCTACAACGATAACAATTACAACCAGCTCGCAGCAGGAACCACCCGCGACAGCAGCTTGCCTGGCAAATGGCACTCTACCTACCCGCTCATCAACGATGAACATGCGAATGCAAATACAATAGGTTCCATTTATCGTGATCCGCTGCTAAGCCTCTACCCTGTTTCCAATGATTCACTGACAAAGCTTTTCGGGGTCTTGCAGGAACCTGGAAAAGAAATGCCCGACTGGCCCTCCGAAGCCCCCTCCTCGATAGAAGTATATCAATCAACAGCCATACCCGGATGGCATAACTCACTCCTGGTAACAACATTAAAAGGAGGAAAACTGATTCGTCTCCTCCTCTCAAAAAACGGTGATAAAATAAAGGGAGAGCCTTTACATTACTTCAATGCAAAGGTCCGTTACCGTGATATCGCCGTTTCACCCGATGGCAACACCATTTACCTGGCTACAGACAGCAGCACAGTTTCATCGGGACCTACACAGCATAGTAAAGCCGTACCCGAACAACGCGGCACGATCATCGCATTTAAATATATAGGACAACAACAGTCTACGCCTCCAGAACAGCCACAGGAAAACGATCCAGGTAAGGTGCCAGCGGCAATAAACCATTCTCGCGATGAACAGTAA